The Mercenaria mercenaria strain notata chromosome 1, MADL_Memer_1, whole genome shotgun sequence nucleotide sequence ctttcacatacaaaatgacGCGTGGAGAACGCGTCATTTCCGgtaaacaagatctcattcagtagttacgggatgttggcgagatttgctctgtatgcctttcaagttgccgatctatttatttttatagctctttgttttaaataagagactttaAATCTTTGGAAATGTTATGGACAGGTGCGAGGGGACATCTACTCTGACACTGGTTTCAGTACAACTTACATGCCTtcgatgacactaaattgcagaaacaaaacacaaaatatacattcaaaaaagGTCAGCAAGGCAATTTCATGATTTTATAATAAAGGAAGAGTCTAGCCATCCGGTATAATCTGGAtgcctagcctgcattctagccGTCCGCTTAGTAGCGGACGGGTAGCAAATcatcaggggattttctagccatccggtaatagatttcctaatgaataagtaatgatatcTATTATTTGCTAAAGATATTGATAATTacctgcaaacaaaattttgtgtgaatacatattaaagatttaattttaatcatCTCGAATAAATCACGTCACTCATTAAATCTGTTGCAAAACATGTCTTTTATTGGATCGGAATTGTtaacttttaacaatttttttcactagattttcaaaattaaaaaaaaaatcatattttagtattcaaatattttttaatcaataactgttttaaatgacattcaatttcagtagcggcagtgtgatgttcaaaacttttagaaaaacagtagttaagcgttcataattaatccattttatttcgaaataatagtcaaaattaattaatgaatcagagctccagataagcttttggtgcaattgggtatttacccatcactttttgtctgaagtGGGTATTGGAgatctgaattgggtaaaaataatcattacccagccttttcagatgCAACtgggtatttcaccaatctcACACAAtcaattgagtattttttgcttacagtatacatggtatatatcataaGCCAGAATTGACTAACTACATTGAAGTACTATAATAGCACCCTtcaatttttaatacaaaaacgtatttaaaattgtaatgaaatgtgcttaattaaaacagtattgtcttcttttaaattgtttttacatgCCTATGATCAatgtaaacatgtgtattttagTTCATGGTACCAAAGATACTTTTCTCCAATCATTTAATGTATATTGAGATACTtttgttccatactgttgttttctttttcacttttcatgcaGTCGGAGATCAATTCatcaatatcccgaacgatgcgTTCACCGCAATATGCGTTCTCCCATAAGATGCCATCCAGTATCGGTGATATTACATTGTCACAAAGAGATAACTGCCACTGTTGAACAGCAAAAATACCCACTAATTTGTCTGTgttgcaacaatgtttttttctgctctcttttacattttatcggcataaagaaaattgtttacaaagtgtccaaataacactgatcagctgattgaatggtcctgtgatttttccgataaattgcaacctttTTTgtggtaacgtataaccagtcagttgtctagggttaaagtctcgtacccattCTAGTattaataaggaaaatgcgatacgcaagcgattttttgtgaattgggtattaggaaatTTAATTGCTTTTTAGTACGCACACTATTTGAATtaaattgggttttctgcaattttaattgcgtaaatacgcaaatacgcagcttatctggagctctgaatgaattgcttgttttacaagctttccattcatcaaaaaaatatttataaattttgttttaacaattaaagtTTTGGCTGTTGGAAAAACAtctctttttacaaaaaaacatggaggTTCAatgatcaatgttttatcatttctaaaaatagaatatcaacgcaTTTGTTTTATCAACTGAAAAATCAGTAATCTATTCGAGACGaacaaaaatatactttggtATTCACACAATcttttgtttacagataagtattgatatcttaaataacaattaaaactatataaaatcattacttattcattaatttaagaaatcatttaccggacggctagacacttccttaaattttttgtcaacataaattcattgtcTGTTTGGACCTGACGAGACAGCAACAGTCAAAAATTATCAGGCCAAAGTGAGACACAGTCCAGCATGCTGCCCATCTTTTGATCTATTTGGGTTTGTGTTTATGATGACCAGACTGAGCTATATACCTGCAACAAATCTGAAATAGTTATTGTGAATCAACAATAAAAAGCACAGTATAATACAGATAACTGAAAAGCAATGGAAACATTAGTCAAACTTAAGCTGTTCTGAGCATTGCAACATATAAatagatatgtaaatattttttaaaaagcctGTTCTCAACCActgataaataattaaatttcaatcTGTGTTCACCTAgtcaatataatacaatacaaattttatttaaaggtgGTGCATGTAACTAAACTTATAAAGAACTTGTCACAAGATtatcttcttttattttatatgtaatagtgacaaataccagtctattttagagattttccaAGAGATATGTTTGTAATATAATCATAACTATGATACTGGAAATAGGGTTAACAGACTGGCTACATTCAGACCTTCTAAAATAAGCATAAAAAACAATATATCATAGTATCAGAGCTGTTTGCCTCTAAGACAAATGACATATTCTCCCTGCAGAAGGGCCTTGTCCTTTTCCAAATAGAAGTAAACAGACATTCACATAGATTTTAATGGCATGGGGAATTTATTTGGAAAACACAAGTCTAAAAAAGCTGCTGGCTCCAACCATATTAGTACCCATATACTCCATTAATACAGGAAAGAGAGTTGCCCCATCTTTTCCACCaattatttatgatttataacaGGTCAATCTGTAGTGGTGTGTACCAGATGATTGGCACTTTGGTACACATGGATGATTGGCAATTTGGCAATGTATCTATTGTCAGTATCCTGACAAAGTGACGTCATTGTAATCGATTTTGCAAAGGTTTTCCATATCGTTCATTACAGAATACAGACATTAATCTGTAATTATGGATAtcatatgtaataaatatttaattggtTTTAAGATGCATAGCAATTAGTGACTTGTTGACTGTCCAGCATTGTAggataaataataaaagaaatcatTATTGATAGCATCTTtcctttcaaataaaaaagaaaagttagATATTCTCTATGAAATAGACCATGAACTATATAGAAGTATATATGCTAAACATagcaaaatgtatattttcaaacacatttatACACCTCTATAAATAGTATTTAAtacttttcattttcaaaatatatcttaccAAAAATTCATTTAACCTTTCTGAAGAAACTAGTATatgtaccaaaaaaaacaaacaaacataatattataaagcCAAAGTTAAAATCCACTTGAGGGGAGGTAACCAGACAGCTTACACAAACTTTATGATatagtttttataatttttacttcCAGGTTCTGTACTTACAAGCATTTGTTTTCGTAATATTGATGGGAAAACTGTTCCGTAAAATTTTCTTTGGACAGCTTAGAGCAGCGGAGATGGAGGTAAGctgtgttttgtttatatatggaCTCTTTTTGTTGTTTAGATTATTGTCTGAACAATTGATTATCTTATTTAAGTGCTTTTGATGTTCTTTTTAGCTTTAATAGTTAGATCCAAGGGCCCTCTTTTCTGACTGCTGATACTAAATCACTTGTCCGTTACCTATTTGGGTCTGAGCCCTGAATAGATTATGCTTTGAGGAATTGCGGAAGGTagatggttctacccatgtgcccacATATACATTAtgactttaatttaaacaaaaccatcacacattttcaattttttttttttcaaaagtaggtTACAGCATATAGCATATAATATGTGAAATATTCTATAAGTAGGTGATTACATATTgagttatttgtaaaatttgcaTAATCCAAAACTTGTGTAAAGCCCTGACGCTTGTcatgttagatttctttaaagAATTTTTCTGTCcttcaattcggacagtaccatcGAGTGATTAAAGGATGTTTACCACAAGATACTGACCGATAGGcgaaacagtgcagatcttgatcagactgcactgctcacacattttcatttatgttttgtattaaaaagaACCTGCACATGTATATTTGCAGCACCTGATAGAGAGGTCATGGTATGCAGTGACAGAGACTTGCCTAGCATTTACAGTGTTTCGTGATGACTTTAGTCCGAAATTTGTAGCTTCCTTCACACTCCTgttgttcctgaaatgttttcatTGGTTGGCAGAAGACAGGGTGGACTTCGTAAGTACAGGTCTTTGATAGTTTGTCTTTTTTCTAAAGTAATGATAATCATTATGCAGAAGTAAAGCATTATATGCACCACTCCCATACTGTATTGAGTCTTATTGTGGTAAACTAGAGACATGTAAGTTAAATATGGGTTTGACAAAAATCCAACTAAACACATTGTGGTTTAACTGGTACATGTAATGTTTGTGAAAATATCAGCAAAGAtattataaatttacaaaatgtttgtttttccgTACTCCCTCCTTAATACTGGATTGTAAAAAGTTGGAAGTTTTTTCATGGACATTTTTTGGTAGTTTTCTGCAGAGGtcaaagaaaatgcatttaaaacttttcattttgcagcaagagaaatctttaaaaaaaagtaataaaatgtccATAAAACTGACTGTaagtaatttttttgtaaatttacattttatttttgcagatgGAAAGAAGTCCTGTCATTTCCTTCTTGTTTCATGTAAGAGTTATCAGTAAGTACTGTCCAGTTCATTATCTACATGCCAGAGAGTTTTCTTTTGTAAGCATTTTAATTAGGAAACACAtgcctaatttttttttcaaatttacatgaTTAAATCCTTCCACTGTTTATGAGTTTATTGCTCTCATGGTTTATCCTTTGCTTCTGAAAGTCAAGTTTTTGAAGTAACTACATGTTTTcccaactttattatttttaaaggggATTGTCTTTGTAGTATTTCCGTAGGACTGTTTATAGGTGGACTTCTTATAGAAACTGCTCAGGTGCTGTTTATGTAAAATGAAAGTTTACTTCTGTTGTATATAACAGGTCTGTTGACATTTCTGTCAGTGATTGACGCCTATTTTGTCAACTTTGCGTACCACAGTACCCTCACAAAAGGAGCATCTGTACAGTTAGTGTTTGGTTTTGAGGTGAGTTCTTGTAatgtagtttttagctcgactattcatagaatagtagagctattggactcgcccatgcgtcggcgtccgcgtccgcgtcccgatttggttaagtttttgtatgtaagctgttatctcagcaaccacttgtgggaatggattgaaacttcacacagttattcactgtgataaactgacttacattgcacaggttccataactctattttgcttttttacaaaattatgccccttttttgacttagaaatttttggttaaggttttgtatgtaagctggtatctcagcaaccacttgtgggaatggattgaaacttcacacttttattcactgtgataaactgacttacattgcacaggttccataactctattttgcttttttacaaaattatgcccctttttcgacttagaattttttggttaaggttttgtatgtaagctggtatctcagtatccactaatgggaaaggattgaaacttcacacacttgttcactgtcatgatctgacatacacaaagcaggttccataactctgttttgcttttttacaaaattatgccccttttttcgacttagaattttttggttaaggttttgtatgtaagctggtatctcagtatccactaatgggaaaggattgaaacttcacacacttgttcactgtcatgatatgacatgcagtgcaaagggtcaataactcaactttgcattttacaaaattatgcccctttttaaacttaggagttttgggttaaattcttatatgtaagctggtatctcagtacccactaatgggaatggattgaaacttcacacacttgtccactgtcataagctgataagcactatgcaggttccataaccctattttgctttttttaaattatgcccctttttcgactttcgtattcattcagtcgacaaggctgttgaatagtcgagcgttgctgtcctccgacagctcttgttgtagtGTTGAGGTCAGTGATTGATACTTGGTTTGTAAACTATGTGTACCATCTGTTACTGATTGGAGCTGACCTTATCAACTTACTGACATATACCGTATAACTGGTTATTTCTGCGGGTAGGTAATTTCTGCGATATTTTGCGGATCTCTTCCAGCCGCAAAAATTAAATTCGCAAATATTTCGTAGTTTCATATATTGGATAGCCCCGTTTGTCTCCTCTTTTTACCTGTGTACTTTAAATTACTTAATCAATACACGTATCCGGCTAGTAGCCCCTCACTTAACTTTTATCGATAAAGATTTGTAACACTAGCAGTAAAGTACAAAAGAATTTATCAGTTTATCGTGTACAATCAATTTTAGCCAGTTTGGTGTTTGTGATAGTTTTTGTAAATTAATGGCTCTGCTGAAATACCTTGTTAAAAAGGGCTTGCCGGATCCCAACGGGCCCTTGTCTGATAGCTTGTCGCCACGGGAAATAAATGACTGCAATGAAATTGTAAAGGAATTAACTGACGGTGAAAATAGGTGCTATTCTGAAATtggaaataacaaaattaaattaacCTCTCTACAGAAATCTGCAGAAATTAAAATCGCGGAAATTAGTATACCCATTTTCATGCCCAAAACGCAAAAATTTGCACCCGCAGAAATAACCAGTTATACGGTACTTTATGAAATTTGCAAGCCATCTGTCCAATATATGTTCTGCTTTGATGTGCATTTAATTCAGTAAGAAACTGCCAAAGAAATAGAGTTTTTAATGtgattttactttttgttttgtttttggcttgcagTTGTTTAATGAATAAGGTGTCCAAGTTCCTTTTGTATGATTTTAGATGAAAATCCCAAGGTCTTATGTTTATGCTAAATGTCACACGTAATTATGATATAGATATATGTTAGTCAAAAttctttttcttcctttttcaaaattttgttaaagggcaaggaatgcctgaatataagttaatttgatatgaaagccatcctcaagccttccATAAAgccgaaagaatttttaaaaatcggaccactattgaaaaagatggcagtttgaaatttaagaaaatggctgatcatggaggcagccattttagtgtttgtaacgtcatttacacactgctggattctttatttagcaaattaccttttaaatagattaatttcatgtttcttgagtgtaaggtgtaaaacgtggtaatttctttcattttagctggaaaaagtagagaaattattttacagaaataagtagaTACacttcaaatatgtatctagaactTTCAttaatctgccattttgtttcttgttgccatggaaacaaaattgctgccattttgatcaaatatttaaatgctcgtaattctctcatttttaagccgattttgaaattctttcacttctttaaatgatttaagaaatcctagcagatggaTTTAACatgagaacaacattgcctttctcTTTAATGTTGTAAGTTGATTAATTAacataaattagaaaaaaacagaTACTTCTAAAAACATTTCATGTACTGAAGTCATCTGAGTGTGTAAAACAGTTTTGTGTAAATAGCGTGAAATGAGATCATTGTGTTTGATTTTCAGTATGCTATATTGATGACAATTGTGATGATGGCTGTAATGAAGTATGTACTCCATTCCATAGATCTACAGAGTGAAAATCCCTGGGAAAACAAGGCAGTTTATCTCCTCTACTCAGAACTTGTTCTTGGTGAGTTACtgaaatgattttattgcatgGTTTATGAAGGTTATATTGTACATGATTTTGCTATCATTGCAGGGTTTATAAAGGTGAAATTGTAAATGGTTTGATATCATTGCAGGGTTTAAAGAGGTGATATTATACATGATTTTGCTATCATTGCAGggtttataaatatgatattgtACCTGATTTGTTGTCATTGCAGGGTTTATAAAGGTGATATTGTACATGATGTTCACTATTATCATGATCAAGATCCACACATTCCCATTGTTTGCCATCAGACCCATGTATCTCTCTGTCAGGTATGTTCTGTTCAAAGAGTGTGAATGAAATACTTCTCCTTATGTCAAGTTAGAAACCATTCATTGATGGTAAACGATTTATGATTTGTAAGAACTATGTCTATTGAGAAATGTGTTCATAATAAAAtggcttaaatattttttatctgaaGAACATTTTTAGTACGGATGGCAGAGCTCAGACTGAGCAAAACTTGTTTATTACAGAAATAACCTTTTTCTGTAAATAAGGAAAATTAATGTATAAACTGTTACGAATGTAAGAAACTTGAATTAGTGCATAAATGTTGGATATGCAGAAACGTTTTCAGATACATGATATTGCCATTTTCATTTCAGGGGCTTCAAGAAATCCTTGCATGATGTGATCATGTCTAGAAGGGCTATCAGACAGATGAACACATTGTAAGTTAATTGTGTGTTACTAAGTAAGCCCAATTACCTCAGTAGGATGCATCAAGAGGTTAAGAATTTGTTCCCCAGACCAAGGGTATGTtcttgtaaatgattttactgaagaCAATGCCTCCTCCACGTATGATTCATGTAGGGGAAGTTTTCATTTACACATAGAGAAGTCAGTACTGGTGCAAAATGCAGAAGCACTGGTTAACTGacaaccatttttagctcgactgttcgaagaataagtagagctatcctactcaccacggcgtcggcgttggcgtctgcgtcagcgtcacaccctggttaagtttttcgtaccagtccacattttgacaaagtcttttgagataaagctttgaaactttcaacacttgtttaccatcaccatgtccagttataggcaagagtacataactctgtcaagcattttgactgaattatggccccttttgacttagaaatcttggttaagtttttcgtaccagttcatattttgacaaagtcttttgagataaagctttgaaactttcaacacttgtttcccatcaccatgtccagttgtaggcaagagtacataactccatcaagcattttggttgaattattgcccctttttgacttagaattcttggttaagtttttcgtaccagtctacattttgacaaagtcttttgagataaagctttgaaactttcaacacttgttaaccatcaccaggtccagttgtaggcaagagtacataactccatcaagaattttggctgaattatggccccttctgacttagaaatcttggttaagtttttcgtaccagtttatattttgtgtaaagtgtttgacaaatggctttggaacttttatatcttgttcagtattatagtctctatcaataggcaagagtacataactctgtcatcttttttggctgaattatggccctttttgaacttggaaattggttctgttttggtatatgtccatgttttgtcaagactataaaattattttgacatatggcttttaaactttaaacatttgtttatcattatgatttccatctgtaggcaagagtacataactctgacaactattttggctgaattatggcccttttttcgacttcgaaatttttgtcaaaactatttgaactgtggctttgaaacttttaacactagtatatcaacatgatttccatctgtaggcaagtgtacataactctgtcaactattttgactgaattgtgacccattttggacttggaaattagttaaatttttcatacaagtccatattttgcctaacatataacttaataacatatttgccatcatggtcacacattgccatttagtgcaagactaatcgaattccacaaatacaggaacattttttgctgaatccatttttttcttttgtctgaaaatctatggaaatattttgaccccattcttcaatcaattcttcgaatagtcgagcgcgctgtcatccgacagctcttgtcatagctgaaatactgtttaaaaactaTTGAATTAAACAAACTAAAACATACGGAAGAAGACTGACAATTATAACATGGATATGCTTGTAAAACTTCAAGAAATTTATTCAACTCGGGCATCAAGTTAGTGAACTGTCAGGTTTATGACAGTGATCGAATATGGCCTTGCAGTCATTACATGGATTACTATTCTTGTTGTCTTTGTAATTGTACATAACATTATAAGATGGCAAGGGACAGAAAATTGTGCATGTGGATTCTTATCCTGTAAATAATTCAccaaaattcatttgcaataatCTCTTGCAGATACCCAGATGTGACTACAGAAGAGCTGCAGTCTGGTGACAATGTGTGTATCATTTGTCGTGAAGACATGGTTATGGCCTGTAAGAAGTTGCCGTGTAACCACATTTTCCACACAAGTTGTCTACGGTCCTGGTTCCAACGTCAGCAGACATGTCCTACATGTAGAATGGAGGTGTTACGAATGCACCCAACACGCCCAACACCCCCACCCCAGCAGCCACCCTACCCACAGCAGCAACCTCCACAGCCACCATTTCAGAATAGTAAGTGTGATTGTAACAGTACATATTACTTGTTTTccagaaaatattgcatctggtgttcacagAATGAAAAGTATTTCGAGtttgcactgaaacaaacagatatcTTGAACTCTATTTCTTTGAATGCCTTAAAAGGACATTTTCAAAGATCTTTACCtagacatatatattttttttctgaaagactgATTCAGATGAAAAAGAGAAATAACTAAATAAGTCAGCTAAGCCAACTTGGCTTGTATAGATTCATGATTTTATATTTCCAAGCAATACTTAATTTCTAAGAATACATACTGGTATTCTGCAATCTGTTATTTATTTGATGACtttatattttccaaaagtgtAAATTTTGCTTAAgataaatatttattgttttctatTGCAGTGTTTGGTGCAGGATTTCCCCAGATGGCCCCAATGTGGCCCCCACAGATCCCTCAACAACAGGCACAGCAGGCACAAGGTGAGTTACATTGTATGTCAATAATTATGTCAGAATTTTTATGACTGCCTTACATACGCACAGTTAGCTCAGTACATAAAGCACCAGACAATGAAGCAAAATGTCATTTGCTGGCCAGGTTGATGTTTCTGTGGTGATTCGACAGGAGGCTATATGTCTGGAATCATTTCtcatccacctctgattgatGTGAGAAACTTATCAGATACATTGCCTAGTAATTATTAGTAATTGAATTAATAATGTCTTGCTCTGAATATTTGTTACTTTGGAATTGCTTTGCCCGTAACAAACATGTGCCATTTCAGTGGTCTGCatacttttaatttatatttttcaaggCAGTGTGAGATAATCTAGTTTATGTCTTGAAATTACAGGTACTACCGCCCCACAAACACCTACAGCACCAGCAGCCTCTGCACCATCATCCCCACCACCACAAACGCCACCATCAGGTATACCACCCATGCCAGGGGCAATGCCGGGAACCATGCCAGGCACATTGCCTGGAGCAATGCCCTGGGCCATGCCGGGGGCAGTGCCCGGAGCCATGCCAGGGTCAATGCCTGGAGCCATGCCAAACATGCCATCATTCATGCCAATGTTTCCTATGTTTATGCCAAATAGTAAGTTTTCAGGAAATTTTTGCATTGAGTTTTTATTCCGTTCAAGTTATGAGCatacattttgaataaagttTGCATTAACATTCAGTCATTGAGACCATTTTTAttcgcccgtctctgaaagagtggggcgtATTATGTAAACATCCGTGGCGGAGGGTGGTCagtgtccaaaagcatgtccgctctctaagtccaacagttttcatctgatcttcatcaaacttgctgacaatgtttgttggcataatatcttggccagaTTTGATAGCCagccaaatcgcctcaggcactcttggattatggcccttgaattactcgaaaaactgcgaatttagccttatCTGCCCCCTAAatcagttttcatccgatcttcaccatacttggtgacaatgtttgtgggcataatatctcagccaagttcgataacagataaattgccccaggcactcttggattatggctcttgaattactcaaaatctgtgAAATGAaccttgtccattcaaacagttttgatccgattgtcagtttcatcccacatggaacctcacaaataccttgattTCTTCTTACTCCTTTTTtgggttaacaaggcatacaacatcacaattattacctttatgatacgtaactgaatat carries:
- the LOC123541629 gene encoding E3 ubiquitin-protein ligase synoviolin B-like, with the protein product MQEMKSLMLTCGSFVLTATVVGNAFYQKQQFYPSVVYITKSNPSMAVLYLQAFVFVILMGKLFRKIFFGQLRAAEMEHLIERSWYAVTETCLAFTVFRDDFSPKFVASFTLLLFLKCFHWLAEDRVDFMERSPVISFLFHVRVISLLTFLSVIDAYFVNFAYHSTLTKGASVQLVFGFEYAILMTIVMMAVMKYVLHSIDLQSENPWENKAVYLLYSELVLGFIKVILYMMFTIIMIKIHTFPLFAIRPMYLSVRGFKKSLHDVIMSRRAIRQMNTLYPDVTTEELQSGDNVCIICREDMVMACKKLPCNHIFHTSCLRSWFQRQQTCPTCRMEVLRMHPTRPTPPPQQPPYPQQQPPQPPFQNMFGAGFPQMAPMWPPQIPQQQAQQAQGTTAPQTPTAPAASAPSSPPPQTPPSGIPPMPGAMPGTMPGTLPGAMPWAMPGAVPGAMPGSMPGAMPNMPSFMPMFPMFMPNNFPRPPSNLSGLSVEELRSMEGTERENIEARIQWLRDIQALLDGAMLLMQQYNTVAANSSTSGINLSQPTQTGTQPPVFTSPGEETGARPKYSTPRKHTQNIDNIQSEQNTDATEGAGAMGFTPEIEEEIPKWEDPRKEEHTDEMDEVRRRRLEKFLDSKNSENNLTQAEEKSES